Proteins found in one Paenibacillus sp. FSL R10-2782 genomic segment:
- a CDS encoding cyclic-phosphate processing receiver domain-containing protein, giving the protein MHLFMDDYRPCPPGFKLARDAEECLLLLHEYPISVLSLDYDLGPGQPTGKDVAAAIAGKQLYPREIYLHSSSPEGRRAMYELLYANKPEGVTVHNGPVPEERMREIQKESER; this is encoded by the coding sequence ATGCATTTGTTTATGGACGATTATCGGCCTTGTCCTCCTGGCTTTAAGCTGGCAAGGGATGCAGAGGAGTGTTTGTTACTGCTTCATGAATACCCGATTTCGGTGCTATCGCTGGATTATGATTTGGGACCGGGTCAGCCAACGGGGAAAGATGTGGCTGCTGCTATTGCAGGAAAGCAGTTGTATCCGCGTGAAATTTATTTGCATTCCTCTAGTCCAGAGGGCAGACGAGCCATGTACGAGCTGCTGTATGCCAACAAGCCGGAAGGAGTTACCGTGCATAACGGGCCGGTACCGGAGGAGCGCATGCGCGAGATCCAAAAAGAGTCGGAACGATGA
- a CDS encoding TIGR01457 family HAD-type hydrolase: MREGITIKSLLIDLDGTLYHGDRMIKGADLLISQLRTNQIPYAYVTNNASRTPESVAMHLVGMGIDAVSDEVCTSALAAAQYVAQQSPGASVYCIGETGLRQALTDAGLQLVEDHPDYVVQGIDRQFTYDKLVAAMRWIREGATFILTNPDLQLPSQDGLTPGAGTIGAAIEAASQVKPVVIGKPSSVLMNYALDRLNIRADEALVVGDNMLTDIAAGAAAGCKTALILSGVSTRANMDGHMRAVGVKPDLIFDNLDELQDWLREEFK, from the coding sequence GTGCGGGAGGGAATTACGATAAAATCGTTACTAATTGATCTGGATGGAACATTGTACCATGGGGACCGGATGATCAAGGGTGCGGATCTGCTCATATCCCAATTGCGCACGAACCAGATACCTTATGCTTATGTTACGAATAATGCTTCACGCACACCTGAGTCGGTGGCAATGCATTTGGTCGGTATGGGAATTGATGCAGTTAGCGATGAAGTATGTACTTCGGCGCTGGCGGCTGCACAATATGTTGCACAGCAAAGCCCTGGAGCAAGTGTATATTGTATTGGTGAAACGGGATTGCGTCAGGCTCTTACGGATGCCGGATTGCAGCTTGTGGAGGATCATCCCGATTATGTGGTGCAGGGGATAGATCGCCAATTTACATATGATAAGCTGGTTGCTGCTATGCGATGGATTCGGGAAGGAGCCACTTTTATTTTGACAAACCCTGATCTTCAATTACCTTCACAAGATGGACTCACGCCGGGGGCAGGAACGATTGGAGCTGCGATTGAGGCGGCATCACAGGTAAAGCCCGTCGTCATCGGCAAGCCTTCAAGCGTGTTAATGAACTATGCGCTGGATCGCTTGAACATTAGAGCGGATGAAGCTCTGGTTGTGGGCGATAATATGCTTACCGATATTGCGGCAGGTGCGGCGGCAGGTTGCAAAACAGCTCTCATACTATCGGGTGTTTCGACCCGCGCTAATATGGACGGACATATGCGTGCCGTTGGAGTAAAACCTGACCTGATATTTGACAATCTGGATGAATTGCAGGATTGGCTCCGAGAAGAGTTTAAGTAA
- a CDS encoding deoxyribonuclease IV — protein MMPKLLIGSHVSTRGGFSKAAARAREQGGRSFQYFPKNPRSLRQKEWNAADAAACKAYCIKHELQSIGHSPYPVNPAHGRERGQELYELTVASLRNDLDIAEACGSKGIVVHFGHTHASDPLDGYRNIIGCFDDVLEGWQGNAKILIENQAGDHGPMGTTLEEMVQIRQLCQYPDSIGFCLDTCHAYAAGLWNGGSDEALIEKGERLGYWPALCAVHLNDSKYPYGSKKDRHARVGQGCIGLEGMHWMLEQEPVTGIPVVLETETGSDGTHREDIQMIQSWQKTV, from the coding sequence ATGATGCCTAAACTGCTGATCGGCTCTCATGTGAGCACGCGAGGCGGTTTTTCCAAAGCCGCTGCGCGTGCACGAGAGCAGGGGGGACGTTCTTTTCAATATTTTCCGAAAAACCCGCGTAGTCTTAGGCAGAAGGAATGGAATGCTGCTGATGCGGCTGCTTGCAAAGCTTATTGTATAAAACATGAACTTCAATCTATTGGCCACTCGCCATATCCCGTTAATCCAGCTCACGGGCGCGAACGCGGACAGGAGCTTTATGAGCTGACAGTTGCTTCATTGCGAAACGATCTGGATATCGCTGAAGCCTGTGGCTCGAAGGGGATTGTCGTTCATTTTGGGCATACCCATGCGTCTGACCCGCTGGACGGCTATCGGAATATCATTGGTTGTTTTGATGATGTGCTGGAAGGTTGGCAGGGAAATGCAAAAATACTGATTGAAAATCAGGCAGGGGATCACGGTCCGATGGGAACCACGCTGGAGGAAATGGTGCAAATTCGCCAGTTGTGCCAATATCCTGACAGCATCGGCTTTTGTCTGGATACCTGTCATGCGTATGCAGCTGGATTGTGGAACGGTGGAAGTGATGAGGCGTTGATCGAAAAAGGGGAGCGACTCGGTTATTGGCCAGCCCTGTGTGCAGTTCATTTGAACGATTCTAAATACCCGTATGGCTCTAAAAAAGACAGACATGCACGTGTCGGGCAGGGATGTATTGGTCTGGAGGGCATGCATTGGATGTTGGAGCAGGAGCCGGTAACAGGCATTCCTGTCGTTTTGGAAACCGAAACGGGATCTGATGGGACACATCGTGAAGATATTCAAATGATCCAAAGCTGGCAGAAAACAGTCTGA
- a CDS encoding thioredoxin family protein, whose amino-acid sequence MKELGQKEVRRAIWEGCKLALFVYTPMCGTCAAARRMLEVAEHLLPEGVVLQSDINYIPELVQEYRISSVPALLLYNGENENPEIIYKMESVEHLLSRIRSVVE is encoded by the coding sequence ATGAAGGAGCTGGGACAAAAGGAGGTGCGTCGCGCCATATGGGAGGGATGCAAGCTGGCTTTGTTTGTGTACACTCCCATGTGCGGAACCTGTGCGGCGGCCCGGCGGATGCTGGAAGTGGCAGAGCATTTGCTCCCCGAAGGAGTCGTGTTGCAAAGCGATATTAACTATATTCCCGAACTGGTACAGGAGTACCGGATTTCCAGTGTTCCTGCGTTGCTTTTATATAACGGTGAGAACGAAAATCCTGAAATCATCTACAAAATGGAATCTGTGGAACACTTGCTGAGCAGGATAAGGAGTGTGGTGGAATGA
- a CDS encoding DNA-formamidopyrimidine glycosylase family protein codes for MPELPEMENYRTLLSKQILDIPITGVTVNRVKSINTEVETFEKQLLGTTVVYMERRGKHLIFHLNTGGRLVLHLMLGGMLYLGTEEQRPDRTVQIELDFSGVKLYFIGLRLGYLHLLTAKETEETMSELGPDPLDRRMTLEKFTARLKGRRGILKTTLVNQHVFSGIGNCYSDEIAYIAGFTPGSKVQNIVQSPEKVEKLYHATQSVLREATAEGGYMEIPLMEGDTLTGGFDHQCRVYDREGEESPSGGKIVRVELAGKKAFYCPVQQHDA; via the coding sequence ATGCCGGAACTTCCTGAGATGGAGAACTACAGAACGCTATTGTCAAAACAAATTTTGGACATTCCGATTACCGGAGTGACGGTTAACCGTGTGAAATCCATTAATACCGAAGTGGAAACATTTGAGAAGCAATTGCTGGGAACTACCGTTGTATATATGGAGCGTCGAGGCAAGCACTTGATTTTTCATCTGAACACGGGCGGGCGGCTTGTGCTGCATCTGATGCTGGGAGGAATGCTGTATCTGGGAACGGAGGAGCAGCGCCCTGACCGTACGGTTCAAATTGAACTGGATTTTAGTGGAGTAAAGCTTTATTTTATCGGGCTGCGCTTGGGTTACCTGCACTTGCTGACGGCAAAAGAAACAGAAGAGACGATGTCTGAACTCGGACCTGATCCGCTGGATCGTCGTATGACATTGGAAAAGTTCACGGCACGTCTGAAGGGACGTAGGGGTATTTTGAAAACAACGCTGGTGAATCAGCATGTTTTTTCCGGTATTGGCAATTGTTATTCAGACGAAATTGCTTATATCGCCGGATTTACACCAGGTTCCAAAGTACAAAACATCGTGCAGTCGCCAGAAAAAGTGGAAAAGCTGTACCATGCTACGCAATCCGTACTTCGTGAAGCTACTGCGGAAGGTGGTTATATGGAAATTCCTTTGATGGAGGGGGATACGCTGACGGGCGGTTTTGACCATCAGTGCCGGGTGTATGACCGTGAAGGAGAAGAATCGCCAAGCGGCGGGAAAATTGTGCGGGTAGAGCTGGCGGGAAAAAAAGCATTTTATTGCCCGGTACAGCAGCATGATGCCTAA
- the rnz gene encoding ribonuclease Z — protein sequence MEFYFLGTNAGVPTIQRNVTSIALRLLEERRSMWLFDCGEGTQQEVLRSPLKLSRLEKIFITHLHGDHLFGLPGLLSSRAYQGGTTPLMVYGPLGLKQYVELSLGISQSHINYPLHIVEHTGGLLFDDGQFRVESALLDHRIDSYGYRIVEMDKPGKLNQELLEQYGIKPGPVYGKLKRGESVEVEGGVILHPQDVMGTPKKGRIITILGDTRPCPNTVVLAQDATVVVHEATFLHELAETAYEYHHSTALQAAEAAKAAGASQLIMTHFSSRYKDQEQLQPLLEEARSIFPNSLLAEQHVLLAVPDIGS from the coding sequence ATGGAATTTTATTTTCTCGGCACGAATGCAGGTGTGCCTACCATCCAGCGAAACGTGACGTCCATCGCACTCCGTTTGCTGGAAGAACGAAGAAGCATGTGGTTGTTCGATTGCGGCGAAGGAACTCAGCAGGAGGTACTGCGTTCGCCGCTTAAGCTAAGCAGGCTTGAAAAAATATTCATTACCCATTTGCATGGAGACCATCTCTTTGGTCTGCCGGGTCTGCTGTCGAGCAGGGCGTATCAGGGGGGGACGACACCGCTGATGGTATACGGGCCGCTCGGACTCAAGCAGTACGTCGAATTATCTCTGGGAATAAGCCAATCCCATATCAACTACCCACTACACATTGTGGAGCATACGGGAGGGCTGTTGTTTGATGATGGGCAGTTTCGTGTGGAGTCGGCTTTGCTGGATCATCGAATTGACAGCTACGGATATCGTATTGTAGAGATGGATAAGCCCGGCAAGCTCAATCAGGAGCTGCTGGAGCAATACGGAATCAAGCCAGGCCCGGTGTATGGTAAGCTGAAGCGTGGAGAAAGCGTCGAGGTGGAGGGTGGGGTCATTCTTCATCCGCAGGATGTAATGGGTACGCCGAAAAAAGGACGTATCATCACCATTCTTGGTGACACGCGACCTTGCCCGAATACCGTAGTGTTGGCTCAAGATGCAACGGTTGTCGTTCATGAAGCTACTTTTCTGCATGAGCTGGCGGAAACGGCGTATGAATATCATCATAGTACAGCACTCCAGGCAGCGGAAGCAGCAAAAGCGGCAGGTGCGAGTCAGTTGATTATGACGCACTTTAGTTCCAGATATAAAGATCAGGAGCAGCTCCAGCCGTTGCTGGAGGAAGCGCGGAGTATATTCCCCAATTCATTGCTGGCGGAGCAGCATGTGCTGTTAGCCGTGCCTGATATCGGTTCATAA